Proteins encoded within one genomic window of Prosthecobacter fusiformis:
- a CDS encoding PQQ-binding-like beta-propeller repeat protein: protein MNRPLLALLLSITAPLWADDAADILQQSGVQGGIIVHVGCGDGTLTTALKASDRYQVQGLTQDTAAVAKIRESIHTTGSYGNVAIESWDGKYLPYIENFVNLLVIEDPSVSKEEIDRVLTPLGVAMTRKNGQWEKTVKAWPNGMDEWTHYAYDSKGNTTSRDMLVGPPTRMQWVGNPRWSRHHDRMSSVSAKVSSGGRIFYIMDEGSRISILMPAKFMLIARDAFNGTILWKKPIPQWSTHLWPLKSGPTQLTRRLVSIGDKVYVTLGIAAPVSCLNAATGELIREYPQTAGTEEIIYRNGTLFALANQEPWRLNDEFSVKAQSDQKRVETEFNWDGKPRNLFAINAESGETLWKKEDRIAPVTLCLDDKRIVYYNGDGLACLDVKTGETKFADVPAQRRKLYEFNFAPRVLLHNDMILYAGGDGSMKGVNADTGKDIWTASHEKSGYRSMEDLIVAQGLVWNAGTLSGNQSGEYTGRDPLTGEVKKQFYPDVPEGTYWFHHRCYQAKATEKYLMPSRTGIEYVDMEKQHWDLNHWVRGACLYGVLPANGLTYAGPHNCACYPEAKLDGMAVMASAPRYPLPPSTPDAQRLTKGAVYADPVAEVAADSKDWPTYRADNSRSGSSSQDLKKDLGMAWEVKLTPPLTTTSSAAGLTFVAETDKHTLHAFDSATGQAAWHFIAGGRIDSPPSYWQGRIYVGGKDGYVYCLRAKDGALLWKFQGAPSPLSHAAWEQMESVWPIHGSVLVENGLVSFVAGRSCFLDDGLWFYRLDARTGEMKVKEHYDDRDPDTGGDLNDRHKTLQMPVASNDILSSDGHWTYLRTQKIGADGKRVEIGPVSGDFDKQGGAHKGEGQHLFAPMGFLDDSNFHRSYWVYGKSFAGGHGGYFQAGKYAPAGRILVHDDKNVYSYGREAQYYKWTTTMEYTLFSTPKGAPDEAYDTASATTERKGNSVVLGPDGQPLAQQPAKETQVGHSETMKAKAAAKKKGKGKGKGKGKGAAVAKGQPVPGSVQFPDADLLDPSQTALTVEAWVLPDTASGTILHHGGPLQGVVLDIREKKPQFHVRSSSKVTTIVSPEALTDGWHHIVATLAEDKSMSLYLDGKLVSQGLASDLIASRPKNPLLLGQGKGAADGDAGGFSGLMDQFALYHKVLSPAEVESRFAAPDTRPADAVLVCNFDNGDSRDSSGNDLHGVGAGVETGKGKVGAALWFKGTSSKPGKAGGSFVKHTWDRYVPIVARSMALAGNTLFVSGPPDTIDEEYAFERLAARDPEILKELAEQDAALSGERGAKMWAVNVETGEQSDGLEITSPPVWDGITVAQGRVYVSTMDGRLQCFGKDP, encoded by the coding sequence ATGAACCGCCCTCTGCTCGCCCTGCTTCTCTCCATCACCGCCCCCCTCTGGGCCGATGACGCCGCCGACATCCTCCAGCAATCCGGCGTCCAGGGCGGCATCATCGTCCATGTCGGTTGTGGCGATGGCACCCTCACCACCGCCCTCAAAGCCAGCGACCGCTACCAGGTCCAGGGCCTCACCCAGGACACCGCCGCCGTTGCCAAAATCCGCGAAAGCATCCACACCACCGGCAGCTACGGCAACGTCGCCATCGAAAGCTGGGACGGCAAATACCTCCCCTACATCGAAAACTTCGTGAACCTCCTCGTCATCGAAGATCCCTCCGTCTCCAAAGAGGAAATCGACCGCGTCCTCACCCCGCTCGGTGTCGCCATGACGCGCAAAAACGGCCAGTGGGAAAAGACCGTCAAGGCCTGGCCTAACGGCATGGATGAATGGACTCACTACGCCTACGATTCCAAAGGCAACACCACCTCCAGGGACATGCTCGTCGGTCCTCCCACCCGCATGCAGTGGGTCGGCAATCCCCGCTGGAGCCGTCACCATGACCGCATGTCCTCCGTCAGCGCCAAGGTCTCCTCCGGTGGTCGCATCTTTTACATCATGGATGAAGGCAGCCGCATCTCCATCCTCATGCCTGCGAAGTTCATGCTCATCGCCCGAGATGCCTTCAATGGCACCATCCTCTGGAAGAAACCCATCCCCCAGTGGAGCACCCACCTTTGGCCCCTCAAGTCCGGCCCCACCCAGCTCACCCGCCGCCTCGTTTCCATTGGCGATAAAGTCTATGTCACGCTCGGCATCGCCGCCCCCGTTTCCTGCCTCAATGCCGCCACCGGCGAGCTCATTCGCGAATACCCCCAGACTGCGGGCACTGAAGAAATCATCTACCGCAACGGCACCCTCTTCGCCCTCGCCAACCAGGAACCCTGGCGTCTCAACGACGAATTCTCCGTCAAAGCCCAGAGCGACCAAAAACGTGTCGAAACCGAGTTCAACTGGGATGGCAAACCCCGCAACCTCTTTGCCATCAATGCCGAATCTGGCGAAACCCTCTGGAAAAAAGAAGACCGCATCGCCCCCGTCACCCTCTGCCTCGATGACAAACGCATCGTCTATTACAATGGCGACGGCCTCGCCTGCCTCGACGTGAAAACAGGCGAAACCAAATTCGCCGATGTCCCCGCCCAACGTCGCAAGCTCTATGAGTTCAACTTCGCCCCCCGCGTCCTCCTCCACAATGACATGATTCTCTACGCAGGTGGCGATGGCAGCATGAAAGGCGTCAATGCAGACACCGGCAAAGACATCTGGACTGCCTCCCATGAAAAGAGCGGATACCGCAGCATGGAAGACCTCATCGTCGCCCAAGGCCTAGTATGGAATGCAGGAACCCTCAGCGGCAATCAAAGCGGTGAATACACCGGCCGCGATCCCCTCACTGGCGAGGTCAAAAAACAATTCTATCCCGACGTCCCCGAAGGCACCTACTGGTTCCACCACCGCTGCTACCAGGCCAAGGCCACCGAAAAATACCTCATGCCCTCACGCACCGGCATCGAGTACGTGGACATGGAAAAGCAGCATTGGGATCTCAATCACTGGGTCCGTGGTGCCTGCCTTTACGGCGTACTGCCCGCCAACGGCCTCACTTATGCCGGCCCGCACAACTGCGCCTGCTACCCCGAGGCCAAGCTCGATGGCATGGCCGTCATGGCCTCCGCACCCCGTTATCCCCTGCCCCCTTCCACACCTGATGCCCAGCGCCTAACCAAAGGTGCCGTTTATGCCGATCCGGTGGCAGAAGTCGCAGCCGACAGCAAAGACTGGCCCACCTACCGCGCCGATAACTCCCGCAGCGGCTCCTCCAGCCAGGACCTCAAAAAAGACCTCGGCATGGCCTGGGAGGTCAAGCTCACCCCACCCCTCACCACCACCTCCAGCGCCGCTGGTCTCACCTTCGTCGCCGAGACGGACAAGCACACCCTCCACGCCTTCGATTCCGCCACCGGCCAAGCCGCCTGGCACTTCATCGCTGGAGGCCGCATCGACTCACCACCCAGCTACTGGCAGGGCCGCATTTATGTGGGCGGCAAAGACGGTTACGTCTATTGCCTCCGCGCCAAAGACGGAGCCCTCCTATGGAAATTCCAAGGCGCGCCCAGCCCGCTCAGCCATGCCGCCTGGGAGCAGATGGAAAGTGTCTGGCCCATCCACGGCAGTGTCCTTGTGGAAAACGGCCTCGTCAGTTTCGTCGCCGGGCGTTCCTGCTTCCTGGATGATGGTCTCTGGTTCTACCGCCTCGATGCCCGCACCGGAGAAATGAAGGTCAAGGAGCATTACGATGACCGCGATCCCGACACTGGCGGCGACCTCAATGATCGCCACAAGACTCTCCAGATGCCCGTCGCCTCCAATGACATCCTCAGCAGCGATGGCCACTGGACTTACCTCCGCACCCAAAAGATCGGGGCCGATGGCAAGCGCGTTGAAATCGGACCCGTGTCCGGAGATTTCGACAAGCAGGGCGGTGCCCATAAAGGCGAGGGCCAGCACCTCTTCGCTCCCATGGGTTTCCTGGACGATTCCAATTTCCACCGCAGCTACTGGGTTTACGGCAAAAGCTTCGCCGGAGGTCACGGCGGATACTTCCAGGCCGGCAAGTACGCTCCAGCAGGCCGCATCCTCGTGCACGATGACAAGAACGTATACTCCTACGGTCGCGAGGCCCAGTATTACAAGTGGACCACCACCATGGAATATACCCTCTTCTCCACTCCCAAAGGAGCTCCGGATGAAGCTTATGACACCGCCTCCGCCACCACCGAGCGCAAAGGCAATTCCGTCGTCCTCGGCCCTGACGGCCAGCCCCTCGCCCAGCAGCCCGCCAAAGAAACCCAGGTCGGCCATAGCGAAACCATGAAGGCCAAAGCTGCCGCCAAAAAGAAAGGCAAGGGCAAAGGTAAGGGTAAAGGTAAAGGCGCAGCCGTTGCCAAAGGTCAGCCCGTCCCTGGCAGCGTCCAGTTCCCCGATGCTGACCTCCTCGATCCTTCCCAGACCGCTCTCACGGTCGAAGCCTGGGTCCTCCCGGATACCGCCAGCGGCACCATCCTGCACCATGGCGGCCCCCTCCAGGGCGTCGTCCTGGACATCCGCGAAAAGAAACCCCAGTTCCACGTCCGCAGCTCCTCCAAAGTCACCACCATCGTCTCCCCCGAAGCTCTCACCGACGGCTGGCACCACATCGTCGCCACCCTCGCCGAAGACAAGAGCATGAGCCTCTACCTGGACGGTAAGCTCGTCTCCCAAGGCCTTGCCAGTGACCTCATTGCCTCCCGCCCCAAAAACCCCCTCCTTCTCGGCCAGGGTAAGGGTGCTGCCGATGGCGATGCGGGCGGCTTCAGCGGCCTCATGGACCAGTTCGCCCTCTACCACAAAGTCCTATCCCCTGCCGAAGTGGAATCCCGTTTCGCTGCCCCCGATACCCGTCCCGCCGATGCTGTTCTCGTCTGCAACTTTGACAATGGCGATTCCCGCGACAGCTCCGGCAACGACCTTCATGGCGTCGGAGCTGGCGTCGAAACGGGCAAAGGCAAAGTCGGTGCCGCCCTCTGGTTTAAAGGCACCTCCAGCAAGCCTGGCAAAGCCGGTGGCAGCTTCGTCAAACACACCTGGGACCGTTACGTCCCCATCGTCGCCCGCAGCATGGCCCTCGCCGGTAACACCCTCTTCGTCAGCGGCCCCCCGGATACCATCGATGAAGAATACGCCTTCGAACGCCTCGCCGCCCGCGACCCCGAAATCCTCAAAGAACTCGCCGAACAGGACGCCGCCCTCAGTGGCGAACGCGGTGCCAAAATGTGGGCCGTCAACGTCGAAACCGGCGAGCAAAGCGACGGCCTCGAAATCACCAGCCCCCCCGTCTGGGACGGCATCACCGTCGCCCAAGGCCGCGTTTACGTCAGCACCATGGACGGCCGCCTCCAATGCTTCGGCAAAGACCCATAA
- a CDS encoding 3D domain-containing protein codes for MSTQRLFCWSIATVVAVFSLSSCALSPLELVGWASPQPKEGVPLQPGTRYEVRKALAAGVPFRPQELKRYYFVMDAPRPPLMAAAQIPGRRMTVRTTAYCHDEDDHIVYGVKNALGTPLKFGAVRSAAADWSRYPVGTRFRIAGQPDVVYEVDDYGSALVGTGTIDLYKPTQGMMNDWGVRHVDIEVLQWGSYRKSMEIMRERTRWPHVRRMVDEIETQVYQVTAEALRGPMTASL; via the coding sequence ATGAGCACACAGCGCCTTTTTTGCTGGTCTATCGCGACGGTGGTGGCGGTTTTTTCGTTGAGTTCGTGTGCGTTATCCCCGCTGGAACTGGTGGGGTGGGCGAGTCCGCAACCGAAGGAGGGGGTGCCTTTGCAGCCGGGGACGAGGTATGAGGTGCGCAAGGCGCTGGCGGCGGGGGTGCCATTCCGCCCGCAGGAGCTGAAGCGGTATTATTTTGTGATGGATGCTCCGAGACCGCCGCTGATGGCGGCGGCGCAGATCCCTGGCCGCCGGATGACGGTGAGGACGACGGCTTACTGCCATGATGAGGATGATCACATCGTCTATGGGGTGAAGAATGCGCTGGGAACGCCGCTGAAATTCGGGGCGGTGCGGAGCGCGGCGGCGGATTGGTCGAGGTATCCGGTGGGGACGCGATTCCGTATCGCTGGACAACCGGATGTGGTTTATGAGGTGGATGATTATGGGAGTGCGCTGGTGGGTACGGGAACGATTGATCTCTATAAGCCGACGCAGGGGATGATGAATGACTGGGGGGTGCGGCATGTGGACATCGAGGTGCTGCAGTGGGGGTCCTACCGGAAGAGCATGGAGATCATGCGTGAGCGCACCCGGTGGCCGCATGTGCGGCGGATGGTGGATGAGATCGAAACCCAGGTGTATCAGGTGACGGCGGAGGCGCTTAGGGGGCCGATGACGGCTTCGTTGTGA
- the radC gene encoding RadC family protein, with translation MSHRIHDLPEEDRPRERLLRLGPGVLTDAELLAIFINTGMKGENAIQVAQRLLREVGTLRQLSRTSPAELASSRALGPAKAAHLAAAFEIGKRAEREWAREVPMNAPELIYRYLAAEMQCLAHESVRVLLVNTRLHLQRDEELFRGTVNESVAHPREILQVAIVHKAFGFALVHNHPSGDPSPSAADKTLTRRLKEGAEILGLNFVDHVIIGLPGENRGQPYFSFRENGMI, from the coding sequence ATGAGCCATCGTATTCATGACCTGCCCGAGGAAGACCGTCCACGTGAGCGCCTGCTGCGGCTGGGGCCGGGGGTGCTGACGGATGCGGAACTGCTGGCCATCTTTATCAATACAGGGATGAAGGGGGAGAATGCGATCCAGGTGGCGCAGCGGCTTTTGCGAGAGGTGGGCACGTTGAGGCAGCTCTCGCGCACCAGCCCGGCGGAGCTGGCATCCTCCCGGGCGCTGGGACCGGCGAAGGCTGCGCATCTGGCGGCGGCTTTTGAGATCGGTAAACGGGCAGAGCGGGAATGGGCCAGGGAGGTGCCGATGAATGCACCGGAGCTGATTTACAGGTATCTGGCGGCGGAAATGCAATGCTTGGCGCATGAATCGGTGCGGGTGCTGCTGGTGAATACCCGGCTGCATTTGCAGAGGGACGAGGAGCTTTTTCGTGGGACTGTGAATGAATCGGTGGCGCATCCGCGCGAGATTTTGCAGGTGGCGATTGTGCATAAGGCCTTTGGTTTCGCACTGGTGCACAATCATCCATCGGGGGATCCGAGCCCGAGCGCGGCGGACAAGACGCTGACGCGGAGGCTGAAGGAGGGGGCGGAGATTTTGGGGCTGAATTTTGTGGATCATGTAATCATCGGCCTGCCTGGGGAGAACCGGGGGCAGCCGTATTTCAGCTTCCGGGAAAACGGCATGATCTGA
- a CDS encoding anthranilate synthase component II, which yields MLLIIDNYDSFTYNLVQYFGEMGAQMEIHRNDRITLEEIAKMKPDHICVSPGPCTPKEAGISCDVIRTFGQSTPVLGVCLGHQSIGHVFGGEVVRAGRLMHGKTSVIEHTGKSVFKDLPQPFTATRYHSLLVKRDTLPDCLEITAVAGDDESEIMGLKHKELPIHGVQFHPESILTQEGKKLLRNFLEM from the coding sequence ATGCTTTTGATCATCGACAATTACGACTCCTTCACCTACAACCTCGTCCAATACTTTGGCGAGATGGGGGCGCAGATGGAGATCCACCGGAATGACCGGATCACCCTGGAGGAAATCGCCAAGATGAAGCCGGACCATATCTGTGTCTCGCCAGGGCCTTGTACGCCGAAAGAGGCGGGTATCAGTTGTGATGTGATCCGCACGTTCGGGCAGAGCACACCGGTGCTGGGAGTATGCCTGGGGCATCAGAGCATCGGGCATGTGTTTGGTGGCGAGGTGGTGAGGGCGGGCCGCCTCATGCATGGGAAGACGTCGGTCATTGAGCATACGGGCAAGTCGGTGTTTAAGGATCTGCCGCAGCCGTTTACGGCCACGCGATATCATTCTTTGTTAGTCAAGCGGGATACATTGCCGGACTGCCTGGAGATCACGGCGGTGGCGGGGGATGATGAGAGCGAGATCATGGGGCTGAAGCACAAGGAACTGCCGATTCATGGGGTACAGTTCCATCCAGAATCCATCCTGACGCAGGAGGGCAAGAAACTGCTGAGGAACTTCCTGGAGATGTGA
- a CDS encoding efflux RND transporter periplasmic adaptor subunit, which yields MNAITGFFSSSWMLAALTGCVLMVGCQPKEEAPPAPPPPAVIVGKVTKETVPIYVENVGQTQSAETVEIRARVTGFITEAPFKEGSLVKKGDLLFQIDKRAYEAAVDQAKANVAKAEASVERARADMVRLAPLVASSAISKQESDNAATTAKLADADLLAAKAALATAELSLSYATMVAPFDGMIGARNVDVGNFVGSSADTMLLATISTTDPMRVVFNVAEQNYLRFQRRFMGDDAARDEHSAKMEFELILSDGSVYDRKGQFEFADRALDPRTGTLKIEVSFPNDEHLLRPGQFARVRAKPEEKPDALLVPQRAVTETQSLQSVLVVGEGNKVEQRTVKTDGRFNDQFIVTSGVKEGERVIIEGVQKARPGMVVNPQEEGAEPAAAAPEKKVPEAGTQTK from the coding sequence ATGAACGCGATCACGGGTTTCTTTTCTTCGTCGTGGATGCTGGCGGCTCTGACGGGCTGTGTGCTGATGGTGGGCTGTCAACCGAAGGAGGAGGCACCGCCTGCGCCGCCGCCACCGGCGGTGATTGTGGGGAAGGTGACGAAAGAGACGGTGCCGATCTATGTGGAGAATGTGGGGCAGACGCAGTCTGCGGAGACGGTGGAGATCCGGGCGCGGGTGACGGGGTTCATCACGGAGGCACCTTTCAAGGAGGGGAGTCTGGTGAAGAAGGGGGATCTGCTGTTTCAGATCGACAAGCGGGCGTATGAAGCGGCGGTGGACCAGGCGAAGGCGAATGTGGCGAAGGCGGAGGCGAGTGTGGAGCGGGCGCGGGCGGACATGGTGAGGCTGGCACCCCTGGTGGCGTCTAGCGCGATCTCCAAGCAGGAGAGTGACAATGCGGCGACGACAGCGAAGCTGGCGGATGCGGACCTGCTGGCGGCGAAGGCGGCGCTGGCGACGGCGGAACTGAGCCTGAGCTATGCGACGATGGTGGCGCCTTTTGACGGGATGATCGGGGCGCGCAATGTGGATGTGGGAAACTTTGTGGGAAGCAGTGCGGACACGATGCTGCTGGCGACGATATCAACGACGGACCCGATGAGGGTGGTCTTCAATGTGGCGGAGCAGAATTACCTGCGCTTCCAACGTCGGTTCATGGGGGATGATGCGGCGAGGGATGAGCACAGTGCGAAGATGGAGTTTGAACTGATTTTGAGTGATGGCTCGGTGTATGACCGGAAGGGGCAGTTTGAGTTTGCGGACCGGGCGCTGGACCCACGGACGGGGACGCTGAAGATCGAGGTGAGTTTTCCCAATGATGAGCATCTGCTGAGGCCGGGGCAGTTTGCGCGGGTGAGGGCGAAGCCTGAGGAAAAGCCGGATGCGCTGCTGGTGCCGCAGCGTGCGGTGACGGAGACGCAGAGCCTGCAATCTGTGCTGGTGGTGGGCGAGGGGAACAAGGTGGAGCAGCGGACGGTGAAGACGGATGGGCGGTTTAATGACCAGTTCATCGTGACAAGCGGGGTGAAGGAGGGGGAGCGGGTGATCATCGAAGGGGTGCAGAAGGCACGTCCGGGGATGGTGGTGAATCCGCAGGAGGAGGGGGCGGAACCGGCGGCGGCTGCGCCTGAGAAGAAGGTGCCGGAAGCCGGTACGCAGACGAAGTAA
- a CDS encoding HupE/UreJ family protein yields the protein MLKSIHTLLILPLLLLLGLNEVIPADGIGVFDLQIFRQELASGFSHILPDGLDHIAFILGLFFLSRTLPILLIQTTLFTLAHSLMLGVVILTGLKVPSHWVEIGVGLSIAILALEGLYPTRLERWRPLMILLFGGIHGLAFAHSLIQQTSIRTSPIAALFGFNLGVELGQLVLIFGLVAIFSPWWQRTWYHTRICLPALTLIALSGLLWAWDRW from the coding sequence ATGCTAAAAAGTATCCATACCCTCCTCATCCTGCCGCTCCTCCTGCTCCTGGGGCTCAATGAGGTTATACCTGCGGATGGTATCGGCGTATTCGACCTTCAAATCTTCCGTCAGGAACTTGCCTCCGGCTTCAGCCACATCCTGCCCGACGGACTGGACCACATCGCCTTTATACTCGGTCTATTCTTCCTTTCGCGCACCCTGCCCATCCTGCTCATCCAGACCACTCTCTTTACCCTCGCCCATTCCCTCATGCTCGGCGTGGTTATCCTGACCGGTTTGAAAGTCCCCAGTCATTGGGTGGAAATCGGCGTCGGCCTCAGCATCGCCATCCTCGCCCTCGAAGGCTTATACCCCACCCGGCTGGAGCGCTGGCGCCCTCTCATGATCCTCCTCTTTGGAGGTATACACGGCCTCGCCTTTGCCCACAGCCTTATTCAGCAAACCAGCATCCGCACCAGTCCCATCGCCGCCCTGTTCGGGTTCAATCTCGGTGTCGAACTGGGCCAGCTCGTCCTCATCTTCGGCTTGGTAGCCATCTTCAGCCCCTGGTGGCAGCGCACCTGGTATCATACCCGCATCTGCCTCCCCGCCCTCACCCTCATCGCCCTCTCCGGCCTCCTCTGGGCCTGGGACCGCTGGTAA